Within the Marinobacter sp. SS13-12 genome, the region TTTTGCATGGACGCCTGTATGATTCGTTGCAACAGATTGAGACCCGACACCGTCTTCCGGTAGGCGAGAGGGCTCCCGGTTTATTGTTTTGTTCAAATATGAAACGTTTTTAATTTACTGCCCTCAGTATCGGCAATTTTTCCAGATATTTCAGGGATCAGCTGTATCATTTTGTAATGCCGGTTTCCGTTCAGATACAAAAATGCCCGCAAGCTTGCGGGCATTTCTTCTACAGGCTTCTGTTATCTACAGGGTTCTCTGTAGAGGATCTGAAGCGTTATTACGCCAGGTTCTTGTTGACAAAATCCCAGTTAACAAGCTTCCAGAACGCTTCCAGATAGTTCGGGCGCGAATTACGATAATCGATGTAATACGCGTGTTCCCAGACGTCAACCGTCAGTACCGGCTTGTCTGCAGTGGTCAGCGGCGTTTCGGCATTGCTGGTGTTCACAATGGCGACGCTGCCGTCTGCTTTCTTGACCAGCCAGGTCCAGCCTGAACCGAAGTTGTTGGCGGCCTTGTCGTTGAACTCTTTCTTGAAGTCATCGAAGGAGCCAAAGGCTTTCTCGATAGCGTCTTTGGCTGCGCCGGTAGGCTCACCACCGCCGTTCGGGCTCAGGCAGTGCCAGTAGAAGGTGTGGTTCCAGACCTGTGCTGCGTTGTTGAACAGCGGGCCACTGGCGCTCTTGATAATGTCTTCGAGCGATTTGTTGGCGTTGTCTGTACCTTCGATCAGGCCGTTGAGCTTGGTAACGTAGGTATTGTGGTGCTTACCGTAATGGTACTCAAGGGTCTCCTGAGAGATGTGCGGTTCCAGTGCGTTCTTTTCATAAGGCAGTGCGGGAAGTTCAAATGCCATGAGGTCGTTCTCCCTGATTCTCTCGGTTTATGTGCATGTAGACTGTAAATATAGGGGCGCTTTGAGTTATATCAACCCCTTGCCGTGAGCGTGCTGTTGAACTCAGGACATCCGGGTAAAAACTGCGCGCAATTTTTTACCCGCCATACCAATTCTTCGTAGCTGTCCGCCAGAACGGTCACGTGTCCAAGTTTCCGCCCCGGGCGCTCGCCTTTATTATAGAGGTGTACATGAGCGTAAGGCAGTTCCAGGATTCGTTCAATATCGCCGTGCTCTGCAATGATATTGATCATGCAACTGACACCGCGCGGGGCGGTGCTGCCCAGCGGGTGACCGCTGACGGCGCGGATGTGATTCTCGAACTGGCTGGTCATAGCGCCTTCAATGGACCAGTGGCCGGAGTTATGGACCCGTGGCGCCATTTCATTGGCCACCAGTCCATCGGCCGTCTCGAACAGCTCCAGGGTCAGCACGCCCACATAGTTCAGTTCGTTCAGCAATGCCTTGATATAGCGCTCGGCGTCTTCCTGAACGTGCTTCTCCAGCTTCGGCGCCGGCGCGATAGAGTAGCGCAGGATACCTTCGTGGTGGGCGTTTTCTGCCATGGGGTAAAAAGCCAGTTCGCCGTCTTCAGCGCGCACTGCGATGATGGAAACCTCGCGACGGAAGTCGACGAACTTTTCAACGATCAGACGCGGGTGGCCAATGGACTTCCATGCGGCGGCGGCTTCTTCCGGTGACCGGAGAACCGCCTGTCCCTTGCCGTCATAACCCTCGGTGTTGGATTTTGCGACAACCGGGCAGCCCAGTTCTTCAGCGGCAGCCTGCAGAGACTCTGCGCTGTCAGCAATTTTCCATTGCGGTGTCGGGATGCCGAGCTCGCCGAACAGCGTCTTTTCTGCTTCCCGGTTTTGACAAACCTTCAGAGCCCGGGGGCATGGGTGAACCGGTTTCTGTTTGGCAATCTGCTCTGCCACATCTACGGGAAGGTGTTCAAATTCGTAGGTAACCCGGTCTACCCGGGAGATGAAATCGTCCAGGTATTGGCCGTCCCGGTCGATAATTACCTCGCCCAGCCCGGCACTGGGGCTACCCGACATATCGTAGAAAACAAACGTCTTGGCCAGCGGGTAACCAGCCAGCGCCAACATACGCCCAAGCTGTCCAGCCCCTAGAACACCAATTCTCATTCGTAATCTCCCGCCATTTTAGGCATCTGAAAAGTTCGGTGTTGTGAACGGGTCGGGGCAGGCTTTCCAAAACACGCTCAAGCACATCCCTGTGGCGCTTGAGCTCCGCCATCCATGGCTCCGCACAGTTTTGGAAAGCCTGCCCCGACCCGCTCAGCCGACTATGGAGTTGTATTCACTGATCGCTGGGATCAGGGTTGTCCAGGATTGTTTGTGTCTGGGTCGCTCTGAATTCATCGACCGCCTTGCGGACATCGTCCCTGAAAGTACCGATAATCTGCGCAGCCAGCAGGCCAGCATTGGTAGCACCGGCTTTGCCGATCGCTAGCGTGCCAACCGCAATGCCGCCGGGCATCTGTACAATAGACAGCAAGGAATCAAGACCGTTGAGCGCCTTGGACTGAACTGGAACACCGAGGACCGGTAGTGACGTCTGAGAAGCAACCATGCCCGGAAGATGGGCCGCACCGCCGGCGCCGGCGATGATGACCTTCAGGCCGCGGTCGGAAGCGGATTTGGCGTAATCAAACAGCAGGTCCGGTGTACGGTGGGCAGAGACAACCTTTGTCTCGTAAGGTACGCCCAGTTTGTCCAGCATCCCGGCGGCATGTTCCATGGTGGGCCAGTCTGACTTCGAGCCCATGATGAGTCCTACAAGCGGCTGCATATGCAACAGTCCTGATGTGTTAGAAAGCCGGCCATTGTATGTAAGGCCCTGTGACCATGCAAACGGATGATGTTTTGCACCTTCTTAAAAGGGCGCCGTTCGGGGCTCTCATTTTGCGTCGTTGCAAGGTACGGGTATTATCATGCCTTGTTACCCTTACCGTCCATATCCTGGAGCTGTTATGGAACCGATCCGTCCGGATGATGATGAAGTACGTAGTGGCAACCCAGATACCAAAAAGGTAGCCAGGGAGAAAGCGCCTGAAGCGCCCAGACGAGACGCTGCCGGAGGCGGTGGTACCCAAAAGCCGGCGGGCAGGCCCGGCAAGACCTCCGGCGGCGGTGGCTCGGGCCGGGGTATGATGCTGGCCATTGGCCTGCTGATTGTGGCCGGTGCTGCCGGTGCCGGATGGTATCAACAGGAACAGCGAATCCAGATGCTGGAAGGCCAGCTTGAAGAGGCCGACTACTGGGCGCGTCAAAGCAAACTGGCACTGGCGCGGTTTGAAGGCGACCTGTCTGAAACCGGTGAAAACCTGCAGGAAAAAGGTCAGTCCATTGAAGATCGGCTCGACACTCAGGGAGAGCGCCTGGATACCGCCGACAGCGAAATCCGCAAGCTCTGGGGTGTGGCCAATGACCGCAACCGGAAACGACTGGATGATCATGAGTCGCAGCTTGAGTCGCTTCGAGCTGAGGTCAACGATGGCAAGAGCGCCCGCGACACACTGGCTGCATCTGTTGAAGAGCTGGAAACCAGTCTTGTGTCCCGATTGGACGAGGTCGAGTCTGATCTTGAAAAACAGATCATTGCCGTGCGCGAAACCGGTCAGGAGAACGCCTCCAGGCTGACTGAGCTGGACGAATCCCTTGCAGGTGTGGACAAACTGGTTGAACGCCAGTTGGTAAGGTTTGAGCGGGAGCAGAAACTCACCATTGATGGCCTGGAAAGCCGGATTGCCGCACTGGAGAGAGCAACGGACAACCTGTCCAGCAGTGGCCAGTTGAATGCGGTCCGCAACGAGCTGGCAGAGCTGAAGCGTACTGTGGCCTCTATTGACTCTTCTCGGTCCCAGTTAACGTCCAGGCTGGTGCGGTTGTCCGACGAGGTAAATGACCTGCGTTCGCAGATCTCGGGGCGGTAATACCCCTGATTGTGCTTTGTAACGGTTTGTATTCATCCCTTGCGGTAGCTCTCAGTTCCGCAAGAGCGCAGTTGTTATGATCGGGTCAACTCGCGAAAGGATGAAGAGTGAACAACAATGAAAACCCGATTTCTTTTCCCCGGTCTTTCCCGTTTCCTGGCCGCAGTAATAGCGGCGTCGCTGCTGGTTGTTGGCTCCGGTTGCACGGTGTATCAGTCCATTGGCAAGAGCGTGGGCTCGTTTCTGCACCCGGTATCCGGGCATGATTTTGTCCATATCGCCAATGATCAGTGGGATCGCAGTAATGCGGTTCTTTACTTCTATCGCACCGATTCCCAGTGGGCTGCCGACGAAATAGAAGCCCCGAGCGTCTACATCGACGACAACCACTACTTCAATATACGCAACGACAGCTTTACCTGGCTCGAAGTTGCCCCAGGGGAGCGCCACATTGCCATCCGCCGGCCGCTGTTGGGATTGGAAGGCTTGAACTCCTTCAGTCTCAGCCTGATTGCGGACGCCACCCTGAAGGTAGAGCCGGGAAACATCTACTACCTGCGCTATAACGAGCTGGAGGGCCCGGAAAGCACTCACCCGGAGCTGGCTGAAGACCACCCTCTGACCGCTGGTGACTTGCAACTGGTCACGCGGGACTACGCCATGCAGGCGGACGAAATTGTTTCCACCCGTTTTCTGAACAGTGATCTGCTGGCGCCAAACCATGCAGCGGTTTCGATCGTTGAAGTGAATGAGGACGGCGACTACGAACGTAACCTGGTGGTGTTGGAAGAGGAGCGTGAAGCGGAGATAGAACGCCTGAAAGCCGAAGGTAAATATGAAGAATCACCCTGGTACTGGCCGTTCGGCGGCGGACCTACTGTGCCGTTGGAAAGTGATCGCAAGTTGCGTGAGCTGGAACAGGATTACGCGGCACTCGAGCAGGAGCGCGAGCGCAGGGAAGAGGCGGAAGCCGGTGATGGCTGGTGGATATTCTGACAATGAAATTTAGGCCGGCAGTGAATTGTTGTTTCTGTACCCGGTTACTAGACTGTTAGCAGTCAGGCAAAACAAGGTCGCTGAAACATGTCGCTGAAAGATTCGTTGCAGGAAAGATTCCGCCGGTTTTCTGAAGAGGCTCTTCCGGGAGCTCTTGGCGATGTTGGCGAAAAAATTGAGCATTTCAGGAAGCGGCTGGACCATCTGAACTGTTCGCTGGCGGAACGTGCATTGCCCGAAGACCGCAAACCACGGGTCCGGGAGCTTTCGCTGAGTCGCAAAGCTGAACGGGCAGGACAGAAAGTCGTAAAACTCCGAGAAAAAATTTGACACCGTCAGACAAATGCTTAAAATGCGCGTCTCACTTGGTCGAGACAGCAACGCTGACTCACCAGTGTGCTGTGAAAGTGGGCGGTTAGCTCAGCTGGGAGAGCATCGCCCTTACAAGGCGAGGGTCACTGGTTCGATCCCAGTACCGCCCACCACTTTTCAGCATCACCGGACTGCCCCGTCCGGTTTCAGGTCCCGAAAGCCGTCCAGGCAGGGATTGATGCGGAGCGGTAGTTCAGCTGGTTAGAATACCGGCCTGTCACGCCGGGGGTCGCGGGTTCGAGTCCCGTCCGCTCCGCCATTTTTATTCCCGGGTGGTTAGCTCAGCTGGGAGAGCATCGCCCTTACAAGGCGAGGGTCACTGGTTCGATCCCAGTACCACCCACCATTTTTTCCCCTCGATGTTCTGGTTCAAGCCCGATGCTTTGGGTTGTCGGATTACGCCTGCGGCTAATCCGACCTACACGTATTATCGGCCTGGCACCCGTAGGTCGGATTAGCCGCAGGCGTAATCCGACACCATGCTTCCGGCATCCTCCCTATTTACCAATCAACGACTGCCCACAAACCCGAACAACGTTCCCGTTCACGCCGTTGGACGCCGGGTTGCAATACCACGCGATGGCCTCCGCCACATCGACCGGCAAACCACCCTGGGACAGGCTGTTCATGCGCCGGCCGGCTTCGCGGATAGTTATGGGCATGGCGGCGGTCATCTGGGTTTCAATGAAACCCGGGGCTATGGCGTTGATGGTCACGCCGTTCTTCACCTGTTTCGCCAGGGCTTCCACATAGCCGATCACGCCAGACTTGGCGGTGGAGTAGTTGGTCTGGCCAAAATTGCCGGCGATGCCGCTGATGGAGGATATGCACACGATGCGGCCGTTTTCCCGCAGCAGTTCCTGGTGCCTCAGTTCTTCATCAATCAGTTCCTCCGCCGTCAGGTTCACCGCGATGGTCATGTCCCAGAAGTGCTCCGGCATATTGCCCAGGGTCTTGTCCCGGGTGATGCCAGCGTTGTGGATGACCAGGTCAATGCCGCCGAAGTGCTCTTTCACAAAATCCGCGATCTGCTTCGGCGCGTTATCATCGGTGATGTCACAGGCCAGAGCCTTGCCTTTGAGGGCATTCATGACTTTCTGCAGCTCTTCCATCGCCGGCGGAATGTCCAGGCCGATCACGGTTGCGCCGTCACGGGTCAGGGTTTGGGCAATGGAGGCGCCTATGCCCCGCGACGCGCCGGTCACCAGTGCCACTTTCCCGGTCAGCGGAGCGACGGGGTTGGTGGCGGGCGCATCTGTGCTCTTGCCGATACGAGTCACCTGCCCGGACACATAGGCCGACCGGGGCGAGAGGAAAAAGCGCACACTGGACTCCAGCTGTTTTTCTGCTCCGGGTGCCATCCACAGCAGATTGGCGGTGGAACCTTTCTTGCCCACTTCCTTGCCAACGCTGCGCACAAAGCCTTCCAGTGCCTGATGAGCGGCTGCTTTGGCCGGCTGGCGACAGGTAGCAGGGTCCTGGCCGATCACCAGCACACGGCCATTGCCTGCCAGCTTTCGGATGGTAGGGTGGAAGAAGTCGTAAGCGGCCCGCAGGTCGGTGGTGTCTTTCATACCTGTGGCATCAAACACCAGGGCTGAGAATTTGCGGTCAATGTCGGTATTGAGCGGCAGCGCCTCGGCCTTGTTGCCGCTTTTGGAAGAATCGTTCAGAGTATCTACAGCACTGGCATGGAAGAGTTTCGCAGGGCTGGCGCTCAGCAGGCTGCCAATTGCGGTAACAGCTTTGCTGCCGTTGGCCGCGCCGATAAGCACATCGCCTTCGATAAACGGCTGGTCTGCGCGCTTCCAGCGTTTCAGGTTTACAGGTGAGGGCAGTCCGAGGGACTGGGCAGCGGTTCTGCCTACCGGGGTGTTGACGAATTTGAGATAACGGTCAGACATGGCATTTTCCTTTTGCGAAACGAATATCAGCGTACAGATTAAAGAAATGGGCCGTTTTTGGATTGACTCAATGCTCCTGCACTGTTGTCAGGGATGCCAATGAGCCAGGCCCCCTCGGCGCTAAACTGCAACGCAATGAATACACTCGTTCAAACAGGACATCATCATGGCACAGGCACCGAAAAGCACCCAAAAGAAAACAACGGCACCAAAAAAGACGGCGGCGGCCAGGAGTGGCGTTCGCCGGGTCGCGGTTCTCGGCGGTAACCGGGTACCCTTTGCCCGCTCCAATACGGCCTATAGCAAGGTAAGCAACCAGGAGTTGTTAACCGCTGCGCTGCGGGGGCTGGTTGACCGCTTTGGCCTGCAGGGCCAACGTATGGGGGAAGTTGTGGCCGGTGCAGTCATCAAGCATTCCAAAGATTTTAACCTCACCCGGGAGTCTGCCCTCAGCAGCGGCCTGGCACCGGAAACACCCGCTTACGACATTCAGCAGGCCTGTGGTACCGGCCTGGAAGCGGCCATATTGGTCGCCAACAAGATTGCCCTGGGACAGATTGAGTGTGGTATCGCCGGCGGCACGGACACCACGTCCGATGCGCCCATTGGTGTCGGTGAGGGACTGCGGGAAATCCTGCTGGATCTGAACCGGGCCAGGACCACGGGCGAGCGCCTGAAGATTCTCAGCCGCTTCCGTCCGGGGCACCTGAAACCGGAGATCCCTCAGAACGGTGAGCCCAGAACCGGCCTGTCCATGGGTGGTCATTGCCAGATTACGGCCCATGAATGGGCCATTCCCCGTGACGAACAGGACAAGCTGGCCTATGAGAGCCATCAGAAACTGGCGGCTGCCTACGAACAGGGCTTTTTCAGGGACCTGATGACCCCGCTGGCCGGCCTGGAGAAAGATAACATCCTGCGCCCGGATACCACCCTGGAAAAGCTGGCCACCCTGAAGCCCGTATTTGATCGGGAGAACGGCACCATGACTGCCGCCAACAGCACTGCGCTGACCGATGGTGCGTCATGTGTACTGCTGGCCAGCGAAGAGTGGGCGAAAGCCAATAACATGGAGATCAAGGCTTACCTGACCTTCTCCGAAGTGGCCGCCGTAGACTTTGTCGACAAGAAAGAAGGTCTGCTGATGGCGCCGGCCTACGCCGTACCGCGTATGCTGGAGAAAGCCGGGCTGACCCTGCAGGACTTCGACTTCTACGAAATCCACGAAGCCTTCGCGGCCCAGGTGCTTTCCACTCTCAAGGCGTGGGAAGATCCTGACTTCTGTAAGGACCGCCTGGGGCTGGATAAACCGCTGGGCAGCATTGACCGCAGCAAGCTGAACATCAAGGGCAGCAGTCTCGCTACCGGCCACCCTTTCGCCGCCACTGGTGGCCGGATTGTTGCCACCCTGGCAAAGCTGCTGGAAGAGAAGGGCAGCGGCCGTGGCCTGATCTCCATCTGTGCCGCCGGTGGTCAGGGCGTGACCGCGATACTGGAGCGGTAAGTCAACGGAAAATGTCGTTTATCCCTTTGACAGACAGGGTTTCTACCCGTACCATGCGCCCCTCGTTGATGCGGGGTAGAGCAGTCTGGTAGCTCGTCGGGCTCATAACCCGGAGGTCGTAGGTTCGAATCCTGCCCCCGCTACCATATTAAAAGAAGGGCAGATCAGTTTTTACTGGTCTGCCTTTTTTCGTTGACGGGCTAACGGTCCGGCTCCAAACTGTGGTTGCATCCCCGGAGCCACAGCATACATCCGATTCTCAATGCCAACCTCACCACCCTGAGCACAGCTTGGAGTACCCTCTCGAATGAAGGCGATCTTGCTAACGTTATTGGCCGCGTTGTCGCTGGCCCCCGGGCAGGTATGGGCAAACCCGGAGCAAGCCCTGAATCTTGCTGCACACCCGGTGGGCTATCTCGCGCTGGCGATCTTTGTACTGGCGTACGTGCTGGTGATGCTGGAGGAGCGGATCCACCTGCGCAAATCCAAGCCCATGTTGATCGCCGCAGGGCTTATCTGGGTGCTGGTCGCCATTACGTATCGGGCGGCGGGCGCCAATGGCGAAGTCGAGGAGGCTATTCGGCACAATTTCCTGGAATACGCAGAACTGTTCTTCTTCCTGCTGGTGGCCATGACCTATATAAACGCCATGCTGGAGCGGGGCGTTTTTGACCAGTTACGGATCTGGCTGCTGGGCAAGGGTTATGGTTACCGGCGTCTGTTCTGGATTACCGGTATCCTTGCCTTCTGTATCTCGCCGGTGGCCGATAACCTGACCACGGCACTGATCATGTGCGCGGTGGTGATGGCCGTGGGCCGTGACAGCGCTGCCTTTGTGTCCATGTCCTGCATTAACATAGTAGTGGGGGCCAATGCGGGTGGCGCGTTCAGTCCGTTTGGCGATATCACCACCTTGATGGTCTGGCAGAAGGGCATTCTGCCGTTTCAGGACTTTTTCCAGTTGCTGCTGCCTTCCATGGTGAATTTCCTGGTGCCGGCGGCGCTGATGCATTTCGCCTTGCCCAAAGGCCAGCCGGCACCGCCCGAGTCGCACGCAAACGTCATTCTTCCGGGCGGACTGGTGATCTGCGTTCTGTTCCTGCTGACGATTGCCACCGCTATCAGTTTTCACCAGTTCCTGCATATCCCGCCGGTGTTCGGCATGATGACGGGACTTGGTTACCTGAAGATTTTCGGTTTCTATCTCAAACGTCACGAGGAGTACCACTGGAACGAGAGCTTCGAAACCCCACCCGGAGACAGTTCGGGGGATCGCACGCAGGGACGGCGTGCTTTTGACGTGTTCTCCCATATTGCCCGCTCGGAATGGGATACCCTGTTTTTCTTCTATGGGGTCATTATGGCGGTCGGTGGCCTGGGGTTCATTGGTTATTTGGGAATGATGTCAGCCACCCTGTACGGCGATCTGGGCCCTACCTTTGCCAATATCATGATCGGATTGATTTCGGCGCTGGTGGACAATATTCCGGTGATGTTTGCGGTACTGACCATGAACCCGGCCATGCCTGACTACCAGTGGTTGCTGGTCACCCTGACGGCAGGGGTTGGCGGAAGCCTTCTCTCAATCGGCTCCGCTGCAGGTGTTGCATTAATGGGGCAGGCGAGAGGGCAGTATACGTTTCTCAGCCACCTGAAATGGACGCCAGCGATTGCCCTGGGTTATGCAGCCAGTATCTGGGTGCACTTCCTGGTCAATGGCTGAGCTCTGGCGGACACTGGAAGCCGGCAAGTCCCTCTGCTTCCAGCAACTCCGCAAACCGGAGCGTGGTCAGATCCATTCCCGGCGCTCCAATCACCTGTATGTTGAATGGTAAGCCTTCCTTTGTCCTGCCAATTGGTACCGAGGTTGCGGGCAGGCCAAGTAGTGTGGCCAGGGCAATCCAGCAGAACTGGTCCATATAGGCCCTGGGCTGGCCGGCAACGGTGATTTGTCGCTTGAAGACCGGGTGGCTGTGATCGTGGCGGATTGCCGTCGTGGGCGTAACCGGTGTCAGCAGGACATCGAACTCATCAAACAGGGAGGTTATCTCCGCCCGCATCTTCTCCCGCATTTCACTCCATGCCATCCACTGGTACACCGGTTGATTCACGCCGCGGCCATATTCGCCAATATGGGCCGTGACCGGTCCGAACAGGTGCAGCCATTTTTCCAGCCGGGCGATCCACTTCATCTGCCGGCGTTGGGCCGGTTTCAGGGAGGTGCTCAGCAGGCTGCCCAGCAGGTTGAAATAGGCTGGCAGAATGTGTTCCAGGTTCAAGAGGTTGTGCTGCGCTTCGGCCACTAATGCGCCCCGGTTTTCCAGGTCGCGGCCCAGCTGTTCGTACCCGGTCACCAGTTCGTCATCGACCGGGCACAGGGGGTCTTTCAGCCAGAGCCCGACACGGGCCTGTTCCAGTGAGTGGATGGACGCCGGCGCCATTGCCAGTTGCCAGCTATTGCCTTCCCGCTCGGTCGGGCCGGCGATCACGTTCAGTAGCAGCTCCAGGTCTTTCGCCGAACGCGCCAGTGGGCCGCCCTCCGCGAGGTCTGGCCGGGACTGGGTGCCTGGTGGCCCGGGAATATGGCCACGGAACGGGACCAGTGCCCGTGACGGCTTGTGGCCGAAAATACCGCAGAAGTGAGCTGGCGTGCGGATAGAGCCAGCCAGGTCGCTGCCCACTTCCAGGGGTGTCATGCCTGCAGCCAGGGCTGCTGCAGCGCCGCCCGAGGAGCCTCCGGGCGTATGCGCCAGGTTGTGGGGGTTGTTGGTGATGCCGAAGAGCTTGTTGTAACTCTGAAGGTCGGTGGCGTAGATCGGAACGTTGGTTTTTCCGAGTATGATGGCGCCGGCGTTTTCCAGGCGCTTCACCACATCCGCGTGGCTTTTCGGGATATAGTTTTGCAATGCGGGTGCACCGGCTGTGCACCTCATACCCGCGACTTCCCAGGTATCCTTCAGGGTCAGGGGCAGGCCGTGGAGCGGGCCGGGGGATTCGCCCCGCGCCAGGGCTTCATCCGCGCTGCGGGCCGCTTCCAGAGATTTCTCTTCGTCCAGGGTCACAACAGCGTTAATGGTGCCATTGTACTGGCGGATTCTGTCCAGGAAAGCCCGGGTCACTTCCGTGCTGGTTAGCTTGCCTTCTTTAAGGTCGCTAACCAGTTCGGTGGCAGAGCGGTAATGCAGTGGATTCATGGTGTCCTCGTTATTGTTTTGTGGCGCGAATCAGGGCAATTCGGAGCGCCAGTGCTTGACCTTCACCTGCGCTTTGACGGCGTCCAGTATTTCAATAATCAGGTTGATCAGGGCTTCGTTGGGAGCCTCTTCCTGGCCGTTGTCATCCGGGGAGGGCAGGAAAACGTTCACGATGTCTTCGATAAAGGCATGGTTGGAAGCGGACGCCAGGTCCTCAAGAATCTGATGAATCACGTCCGCAACGATGTCCCCCACGGCGTCTTCCAGGGTTTCCTGAATGGTGGGTCCGACCACCGGCAGGTATTTCAGCCGCGACAGTTCCAGATTCTGCTTGAGGGCATTATCCACGCGGGCTTCCAGGTAACTGCGCAAGGCACCGCGGTTGGGTACGTAGCCTTCCTGCGCCGCCTCTGCCACACGCTTTGAAATCCAGTCCGAGAGCATTTCCCGCCTGGGGTAGAGGATGTCGTTCTGGATGCGTTCAAAGAGAGGCGAACCACGGCGGATTTCCTCTTGGGCGCCGGAGAGGACCTTTACGACGATACGGTCGGAGAGTTCTTCCAGAAAGGCTTCGTAGTAGAAGTTGAAGAACTGGAAAACTCGGGTCTGGGTGACGTCGATGACCTTGTACTGGTGCAGTCTGTAGACGATAGAGATAACCCGCAATATCCGCAGGAAGCGGAAGCTGCCAACAGGGATACAGCCGACAATGTCGTACCAGTGGATGAACGGGTAGAAGTACCAGCGGTCGTAGACCTTTGCCTTAATGGAATAGCCCCAACGCACGACGAATTCGGTCAGGAAGATGCTGACGAAGATGAGGTCGTAGAAGATGAAGTTTTCGTGGATGGGGTGGTAGAGGTCTTTGATCGCGGGTGCGTTTTCAGCCAGCAGGTTCTGGATGGCGACGAAGTTGTAGATGGAGTCGAAAATGATGAAGGCCAGGTTGATGATGAGCAGGCCGAGCATCAGGAAGTCTATGACGAACCAGATGAGTTGGTGGCTGGTTTTCAGGTTTGCTCTGTTTATCTTCAGCATTCAGCTATGTGTGCCTTTAAGACTGTATGTTGGGAGTCTGCGCGCTTGGGTGCAGGCAAGTCCCGGGCAAGGCCTTCACAGACACGCCGTTAACCCATCCATGGGGGCTCGGCATTGCCATCCCTGGCAATGCACGGTCTGTGAAGGCCTCGCCCGGGCCTTGCGTCAGGCTTAGTGCTATTCGCCATTGGTTTTGCGAATACGTGTTG harbors:
- the nhaD gene encoding sodium:proton antiporter NhaD, with amino-acid sequence MKAILLTLLAALSLAPGQVWANPEQALNLAAHPVGYLALAIFVLAYVLVMLEERIHLRKSKPMLIAAGLIWVLVAITYRAAGANGEVEEAIRHNFLEYAELFFFLLVAMTYINAMLERGVFDQLRIWLLGKGYGYRRLFWITGILAFCISPVADNLTTALIMCAVVMAVGRDSAAFVSMSCINIVVGANAGGAFSPFGDITTLMVWQKGILPFQDFFQLLLPSMVNFLVPAALMHFALPKGQPAPPESHANVILPGGLVICVLFLLTIATAISFHQFLHIPPVFGMMTGLGYLKIFGFYLKRHEEYHWNESFETPPGDSSGDRTQGRRAFDVFSHIARSEWDTLFFFYGVIMAVGGLGFIGYLGMMSATLYGDLGPTFANIMIGLISALVDNIPVMFAVLTMNPAMPDYQWLLVTLTAGVGGSLLSIGSAAGVALMGQARGQYTFLSHLKWTPAIALGYAASIWVHFLVNG
- the sodB gene encoding superoxide dismutase [Fe]; this translates as MAFELPALPYEKNALEPHISQETLEYHYGKHHNTYVTKLNGLIEGTDNANKSLEDIIKSASGPLFNNAAQVWNHTFYWHCLSPNGGGEPTGAAKDAIEKAFGSFDDFKKEFNDKAANNFGSGWTWLVKKADGSVAIVNTSNAETPLTTADKPVLTVDVWEHAYYIDYRNSRPNYLEAFWKLVNWDFVNKNLA
- the purE gene encoding 5-(carboxyamino)imidazole ribonucleotide mutase produces the protein MQPLVGLIMGSKSDWPTMEHAAGMLDKLGVPYETKVVSAHRTPDLLFDYAKSASDRGLKVIIAGAGGAAHLPGMVASQTSLPVLGVPVQSKALNGLDSLLSIVQMPGGIAVGTLAIGKAGATNAGLLAAQIIGTFRDDVRKAVDEFRATQTQTILDNPDPSDQ
- a CDS encoding 5-(carboxyamino)imidazole ribonucleotide synthase, giving the protein MRIGVLGAGQLGRMLALAGYPLAKTFVFYDMSGSPSAGLGEVIIDRDGQYLDDFISRVDRVTYEFEHLPVDVAEQIAKQKPVHPCPRALKVCQNREAEKTLFGELGIPTPQWKIADSAESLQAAAEELGCPVVAKSNTEGYDGKGQAVLRSPEEAAAAWKSIGHPRLIVEKFVDFRREVSIIAVRAEDGELAFYPMAENAHHEGILRYSIAPAPKLEKHVQEDAERYIKALLNELNYVGVLTLELFETADGLVANEMAPRVHNSGHWSIEGAMTSQFENHIRAVSGHPLGSTAPRGVSCMINIIAEHGDIERILELPYAHVHLYNKGERPGRKLGHVTVLADSYEELVWRVKNCAQFLPGCPEFNSTLTARG
- a CDS encoding 3-oxoacyl-ACP reductase, producing MSDRYLKFVNTPVGRTAAQSLGLPSPVNLKRWKRADQPFIEGDVLIGAANGSKAVTAIGSLLSASPAKLFHASAVDTLNDSSKSGNKAEALPLNTDIDRKFSALVFDATGMKDTTDLRAAYDFFHPTIRKLAGNGRVLVIGQDPATCRQPAKAAAHQALEGFVRSVGKEVGKKGSTANLLWMAPGAEKQLESSVRFFLSPRSAYVSGQVTRIGKSTDAPATNPVAPLTGKVALVTGASRGIGASIAQTLTRDGATVIGLDIPPAMEELQKVMNALKGKALACDITDDNAPKQIADFVKEHFGGIDLVIHNAGITRDKTLGNMPEHFWDMTIAVNLTAEELIDEELRHQELLRENGRIVCISSISGIAGNFGQTNYSTAKSGVIGYVEALAKQVKNGVTINAIAPGFIETQMTAAMPITIREAGRRMNSLSQGGLPVDVAEAIAWYCNPASNGVNGNVVRVCGQSLIGK
- a CDS encoding DUF2846 domain-containing protein produces the protein MKTRFLFPGLSRFLAAVIAASLLVVGSGCTVYQSIGKSVGSFLHPVSGHDFVHIANDQWDRSNAVLYFYRTDSQWAADEIEAPSVYIDDNHYFNIRNDSFTWLEVAPGERHIAIRRPLLGLEGLNSFSLSLIADATLKVEPGNIYYLRYNELEGPESTHPELAEDHPLTAGDLQLVTRDYAMQADEIVSTRFLNSDLLAPNHAAVSIVEVNEDGDYERNLVVLEEEREAEIERLKAEGKYEESPWYWPFGGGPTVPLESDRKLRELEQDYAALEQERERREEAEAGDGWWIF
- a CDS encoding acetyl-CoA C-acetyltransferase codes for the protein MAQAPKSTQKKTTAPKKTAAARSGVRRVAVLGGNRVPFARSNTAYSKVSNQELLTAALRGLVDRFGLQGQRMGEVVAGAVIKHSKDFNLTRESALSSGLAPETPAYDIQQACGTGLEAAILVANKIALGQIECGIAGGTDTTSDAPIGVGEGLREILLDLNRARTTGERLKILSRFRPGHLKPEIPQNGEPRTGLSMGGHCQITAHEWAIPRDEQDKLAYESHQKLAAAYEQGFFRDLMTPLAGLEKDNILRPDTTLEKLATLKPVFDRENGTMTAANSTALTDGASCVLLASEEWAKANNMEIKAYLTFSEVAAVDFVDKKEGLLMAPAYAVPRMLEKAGLTLQDFDFYEIHEAFAAQVLSTLKAWEDPDFCKDRLGLDKPLGSIDRSKLNIKGSSLATGHPFAATGGRIVATLAKLLEEKGSGRGLISICAAGGQGVTAILER